The following proteins come from a genomic window of Malus sylvestris chromosome 4, drMalSylv7.2, whole genome shotgun sequence:
- the LOC126619807 gene encoding mitochondrial import receptor subunit TOM40-1-like, whose product MAALVPPPPPTAAADTIPKPKEDEKVDYLNLPCPIPYEEIHREALMSLKPELFEGMRFDFTKGLNQRFSLSHSVFMGPTEVPSQSPETIKIPTAHYEFGANFIDPKLMLFGRIMTDGRLNARVKCDLSENLTLKANSQLTNEPHMSHGMVNFDYKGKDYRSQFQLGNGALFGANYIQSVTPHLALGGEVFWAGQHRKSGIGYAARYNTEKMVATGQVASTGMVALSYVQKVSDKVSLASDFMYNYMSRDVTASFGYDYILRQCRLRGKIDSNGTVAAFLEERLNMGLNFVLSAEIDHRKKDYKFGFGLTVGE is encoded by the exons ATGGCGGCCCTcgttcctcctcctcctccaaccGCCGCGGCTGATACGATTCCGAAGCCGAAAGAGGATGAGAAAGTGGATTACTTGAATCTTCCTTGCCCTATTCCCTACGAGGAGATCCACCGTGAAGCTCTca TGTCTTTAAAGCCGGAACTGTTTGAGGGGATGCGCTTTGATTTCACTAAAGGACTCAATCAGAGGTTCTCACTCAGTCACAG CGTGTTCATGGGACCTACCGAGGTTCCTTCACAATCTCCGGAAACTATTAAAATTCCCACTGCTCACTATGAGTTTGGTGCCAACTTTATAGATCCAAAG TTGATGCTTTTTGGGAGAATCATGACTGATGGGAGGCTTAATGCAAGAGTAAAGTGCGATTTATCTGAGAATCTTACTTTGAAGGCCAATTCTCAG CTTACCAACGAGCCTCACATGTCACATGGCATGGTCAATTTTGATTACAAG GGAAAAGATTACAGGTCACAGTTTCAACTAGGAAATGGTGCACTGTTTGGAGCAAACTACATTCAG AGTGTGACCCCCCATCTCGCTTTGGGCGGTGAAGTGTTCTGGGCTGGTCAGCATCGGAAGTCTGGTATTGGCTATGCTGCTCGGTATAACACAGAAAAGATG GTTGCCACAGGGCAAGTCGCTAGCACTGGAATGGTTGCTCTTAGCTATGTACAAAAGGTTTCTGATAAG GTTTCTCTTGCATCAGATTTCATGTACAACTACATGTCAAGAGATGTCACAGCTAGTTTTGGTTATGATTACATTCTTCGACAG TGCCGTCTTAGAGGAAAGATTGATTCCAATGGCACCGTAGCTGCATTTTTGGAAGAGCGACTAAATATGGGTCTTAATTTTGTTCTTTCTGCAGAG ATTGATCACAGAAAGAAAGACTACAAATTCGGGTTTGGGTTGACTGTCGGGGAGTAG